The DNA sequence CGACCTCCTCATCCTTCCCGACGCCAACCACGACCTCACGAGCCACCCGTACGTCATTCGGCGCACGTGGGACTTCTTCGTGGAGAACCTGTTGGGGGCCAAGGGCCCGAGCGACTATGCCATCGCGCCGCGGCCGGTGCCGTAGGTCGGGTCGATTTGCGGGCCGGCCGTGGGGTCAGGAGAACTGGGGAGAATTGCTGTCAGAGAATTGGGATCAGGAGAATTGGGGTCAGAGTCACCGAACCAAATTCTCGGTGACTCTGACCCCAATTTTGACCGACCCCGATTATCCACCGTTTGCCGCCGTCTCCCCACCCTACCGCAGGTAGACCAGCCAGAACCCAAGCGGGATCAGCGCCCCCGCCGCCGTCAACCATCCCCCGCGTCCGGTGATTCCATACCTCCCCTTCAGGACGAAGAGCCCGGTCACCGCCAGGAGGATCAGCGACAGCGCATAGAGATCGGCGACGTAGGTCCAGGCGCGCTTCGGCTCGTTCAGGTGCAGCTGGTTGAGCTCGTGCAACACGCGCCGCGGGACGTTTGACTCGACGAGCACTTTCCCCGTGGGGAGGTCGATGCTGTACACCTGCTCGCCGTAGAACAGCTGCAGCGTCTGCGGGTCGGGCTGGTAGCTCGAACGCGGCGGCGTCGCGAGCGAAAGCCTGGCGAGCGCCGTGTCGACCATCGACGCCCCGGCATCGAGGGCGATCGGCCCGATGGCCAGCGCGCGCTTGGTGACACGGTAGTTCGGGTTCCAGTCGGCGATGTGGTTCACCGCGAGCCCCGAGATGCCGTACGCAATCGTCAGCGCCACAGCGAGATAGCCGACGTCGCGATGGAGCACGATGCTCAGCCGGCGCCATGACCAGCGCGGGCCGCTCGTGCGGCCGGCTCGCCGGTCATCCGTGGGCTCCCGCACTACCTGACCCGCGCGCCCTCTCCCGACAGCTGCACGTCGGTCACCGGCCCCTTCACCTTCGACGAATCGAACGAGGCGAGCGTCCCGCGCTCCTTCGCCACCTCGCGCGCCTGCGCGATCGCTTGGTCGCGCGAGAGCGTCCGCACCTTCACGATCCCCTCGGCCCGCACGGTCCTGCCGCGGGCGTCCTGCGGGAACGTCATCACGCCGTCGTCGACCTTGAAACGCAGCGACTCGAACGCCTTGTCGCTGGCGATACGGATCCAGCAGCCGCGCTCCTCGCAGACCTCGATGATGAGCCCTTCGACCAGGACGCGCTTGCCATCCCACGCTTTGGGATCCTGCAGGATCGACGAAATCGGCGTCGCTTCCTTGAGCGTGAGCGCCTTG is a window from the Gemmatimonadaceae bacterium genome containing:
- a CDS encoding DUF4920 domain-containing protein — its product is MKTPRVSTLARALAVVLALSVSTAATATAQSKDYGKALTLKEATPISSILQDPKAWDGKRVLVEGLIIEVCEERGCWIRIASDKAFESLRFKVDDGVMTFPQDARGRTVRAEGIVKVRTLSRDQAIAQAREVAKERGTLASFDSSKVKGPVTDVQLSGEGARVR
- a CDS encoding PepSY-associated TM helix domain-containing protein → MLHRDVGYLAVALTIAYGISGLAVNHIADWNPNYRVTKRALAIGPIALDAGASMVDTALARLSLATPPRSSYQPDPQTLQLFYGEQVYSIDLPTGKVLVESNVPRRVLHELNQLHLNEPKRAWTYVADLYALSLILLAVTGLFVLKGRYGITGRGGWLTAAGALIPLGFWLVYLR